One window of Colias croceus chromosome 6, ilColCroc2.1 genomic DNA carries:
- the LOC123692844 gene encoding silk gland factor 3, whose amino-acid sequence MAATTYMPGELDLGNLSGYHAASPRSVEPADMKYQHHLHSGGSPSPGAPINPWASLPPTDPWGMHQHHAHAADVKPPAAPHDHRHLQGGWHAPVVSAHYGAGSPVTLHGGYPVPMHQHHMLRDVQPSPHPLHHHHPLERDQPEEDTPTSDDLEAFAKQFKQRRIKLGFTQADVGLALGTLYGNVFSQTTICRFEALQLSFKNMCKLKPLLQKWLEEADSTTGSPTSIDKIAAQGRKRKKRTSIEVSVKGALEQHFHKQPKPSAQEITTLADSLQLEKEVVRVWFCNRRQKEKRMTPPNTLGGEMLEGMGHGHYGHDVHGSPPLHPHSPALSPPHHGHGHGHGQHGHGQHPLQSAHTLAAH is encoded by the coding sequence ATGGCGGCGACCACGTACATGCCGGGAGAGCTGGATCTCGGCAACCTGAGCGGGTACCACGCTGCTTCGCCGCGCAGCGTTGAGCCCGCCGACATGAAGTACCAGCACCACTTGCACTCGGGCGGCTCGCCGTCGCCCGGGGCGCCCATCAACCCCTGGGCGTCGCTGCCCCCGACCGACCCGTGGGGCATGCACCAGCACCACGCGCACGCCGCCGACGTGAAGCCGCCGGCGGCGCCGCACGACCACCGCCACTTGCAGGGCGGCTGGCACGCGCCCGTCGTGTCCGCGCACTACGGCGCCGGTTCGCCCGTCACGCTGCACGGCGGCTACCCCGTGCCGATGCACCAGCACCACATGCTGCGGGACGTGCAGCCCTCGCCGCACCCGCTGCACCACCACCACCCGCTCGAGCGCGACCAGCCAGAGGAGGACACGCCGACGAGCGACGACCTCGAGGCGTTTGCCAAACAGTTCAAACAGCGAAGAATAAAACTCGGCTTCACGCAGGCCGACGTCGGGCTGGCGCTCGGTACCCTGTACGGAAATGTGTTCTCTCAGACGACGATATGTCGATTCGAAGCGCTACAActcagttttaaaaatatgtgcaAATTGAAACCGTTGTTACAAAAGTGGTTAGAGGAAGCGGATTCCACGACGGGAAGTCCGACGAGTATCGATAAAATAGCGGCCCAAGGCAGGAAAAGAAAGAAGCGCACGTCCATCGAAGTGTCAGTGAAAGGAGCGCTCGAGCAACATTTCCACAAGCAACCCAAGCCGTCGGCGCAGGAGATCACGACGCTGGCGGATAGTCTGCAGTTAGAGAAGGAGGTAGTGCGGGTGTGGTTCTGCAACAGGCGGCAGAAGGAGAAGAGGATGACGCCGCCCAACACGCTCGGCGGAGAGATGCTCGAAGGCATGGGCCACGGGCACTACGGGCACGACGTGCACGGCTCACCGCCACTGCACCCGCACTCGCCCGCGCTGTCTCCGCCTCACCACGGGCACGGGCACGGGCACGGGCAGCACGGGCACGGCCAGCACCCGCTACAGAGCGCGCACACGCTGGCGGCGCACTAA
- the LOC123692733 gene encoding uncharacterized protein LOC123692733, with product MATQPSTALLATAILPVKGTSGQVYYLRALIDQGSQATFISERAAQHIKAKRLPVNGTISGVGSTLTRTSHMIQLELGSRYDDQLNLKVNAYVISTRLTTQLPNKLIPIGDWPHIQGLNLADPSFNKPGKIDLLLGVEVYAQIMLRELIKGPPNTPCAQNTMLGWIIFGKTNTQYENNNVISLHCLDVKIDEMMKLLWELEPTTKRELTPEERRCEEIYSSTHSRTKDGRYIVKLPLKRDPPMISQGRTREIALKRLEYLEKRFEKNKELKDDYAKVIQEYLELNHLEEVSEDEKDNAAVYLPHHAVVRTDKDTTKTRVVFDASCKGLNNVSLNDDLMVGPTLQEDLRYLIMRWRLKPICFVADIEKMYRAVIVERGHQDNQRILWRNNPSDEVRDYRLLRVTFGTASAPFLAIRTLHQMI from the exons ATGGCTACACAACCATCTACGGCGTTACTCGCAACTGCTATTTTACCTGTCAAGGGGACGTCAGGacaagtatattatttacgtgCTCTGATCGATCAAGGCTCTCAGGCGACGTTTATAAGTGAAAGAGCAGCTCAACACATAAAGGCAAAAAGGTTGCCTGTCAATGGAACAATATCAGGTGTTGGGTCCACATTAACAAGAACAAGTCATATGATTCAACTTGAACTTGGTTCAAGGTATGATGATCAGCTTAATCTGAAGGTTAATGCGTATGTTATATCTACCAGACTTACAACACAACTTCCAAATAAGTTAATACCAATTGGTGATTGGCCGCACATTCAGGGCTTAAATTTAGCAGATCCAAGTTTCAATAAGCCCGGGaagatagatttattattgGGAGTCGAAGTTTACGCACAAATTATGCTAAGAGAATTAATTAAGGGTCCACCAAACACTCCTTGCGCTCAGAATACAATGTTAGGTTGGATTATATTTGgaaaaacaaacacacaatacGAAAACAATAACGTTATTTCTCTTCATTGTCTAGATGTCAAGATAGATGAAATGATGAAACTATTGTGGGAACTAGAACCAACAACTAAACGTGAATTAACACCTGAAGAAAGACGCTGTGAAGAAATTTATTCATCAACACATTCGAGAACTAAAGATGGAAGATATATAGTGAAGTTGCCTTTGAAAAGAGACCCACCTATGATAAGTCAAGGGAGAACAAGAGAAATAGCTTTAAAGAGACTAGAATATTTAGAGAAGCGCTTTGAAAAGAATAAAGAGTTGAAGGATGATTATGCTAAGGTGATTCAAGAATACCTCGAATTGAATCATTTAGAAGAAGTTTCCGAGGACGAAAAGGATAATGCAGCTGTCTATCTTCCACACCATGCGGTCGTGAGAACAGACAAAGATACTACTAAAACAAGAGTAGTTTTCGACGCGTCATGTAAAGGTTTGAATAATGTGTCCCTTAACGACGACTTGATGGTGGGACCGACATTGCAAGAAGATTTAAGGTACCTAATTATGCGTTGGAGATTGAAACCAATTTGTTTTGTTGCCGACATAGAGAAAATGTACAGAGCAGTTATTGTTGAGCGTGGCCATCAAGATAATCAAAGAATACTGTGGCGCAATAATCCAAGTGATGAGGTTCGAGACTATAGACTGCTGCGAGTAACCTTTGGCACCGCATCCGCACCATTCTTGGCCATTCGAACTTTGCATCAG ATGATTTGA
- the LOC123692845 gene encoding uncharacterized protein LOC123692845: MSSVEQLLEQLEDCATLIKKALINHKKAPKARLTKGYLKVRSQVVDDYWSTFKDLHGSLLKLVPQQERKTLPYFVNEEYDLCEEQYILLKTELTDLLESSSSTSTAVADCKGEVQWVASEAKLPRMDLPTFSGCYENWRS, translated from the exons ATGTCGTCGGTTGAACAATTATTAGAACAACTGGAGGATTGTGCTACTTTGATTAAAAAGGCTttaataaatcacaaaaaagCCCCAAAAGCTAGATTAACAAAGGGATATTTGAAAGTGAGATCTCAAGTTGTAGATGATTATTGGTCAACGTTTAAGGATCTTCATGGATCTCTTCTAAAGTTAGTACCGCAACAGGAAAGGAAAACATTACCATACTTCGTAAATGAAGAATATGACTTGTGCGAAGAACAATACATTTTGTTGAAGACAGAATTAACGGATTTGTTGGAATCGAGTTCAAGTACTTCGACGGCCGTAGCGGATTGTAAAGGAGAAGTGCAGTGGGTTGCGTCGGAAGCTAAATTACCTAGAATGGATTTACCAACATTTTCGGGTTGTTATGAAAATTG GCGAAGCTAG
- the LOC123692732 gene encoding uncharacterized protein LOC123692732 yields the protein MNTITVHGFCDASTVAYAAAVYLRVVMNDRQIHTGLIAAKARVAPVKPVSLPRLELCGAVILSRLLKQVQEALRISNNQIFAWTDSKIVMAWLTGDPARWNVFVSNRVVEIIDNIGNKKWHHVTSENNPADIASRGENLPDLIKNKLWWNGPNWLQTDDIPFAKGNPDSTDLERKNTIMLNLKIEDTIKNTLKFEIFDSLQEMLRVIVYVLRFLNYKKGQITTDKSIKVIEMEDALKRIIKIEQRKDFAEEIERLKNKRNLSKNSKLLSLNPILDDAHILRVGGRIRHANIPLDSKHPMILGSESDLVTLIIADAHKKTLHGGLELTLNYLRARFWILRVKSTVKKYIHKCIICAKLKASSSCQLMGDLPKARVTPARPFINSGVDFAGPYDILMTRARGVKTTKAYISIFVCMCTKAIHIELVGDLSSQSFIGAFRRFVARRGRCTDIWSDQGRNFVGANKELVEAWSQAGLNFKDNIADILAQEGTQWHFIPAYSPNFGGLWEAGVKSMKYHLKRILNTNVTFEEMTTILCEIEACLNSRPLCSKASNDIDNVDVLTPGHFLIGEAPITIPTPTLSNLQTNYLSRWQHTQKLVQTFWHRWQSEYLTRQQQRPKWQTKQSEMDIGDVVVIKEDNLPPSKWALGRIVEKHPGEDGICRVCRCERRRVKRGGAGRAARGAVWGAGRGARCAARGAGRGAGARGGAAGGRRWAGPPLSGAGARRAATASPPVRSVLPLSTHAHVARCRTR from the exons ATGAATACTATCACAGTTCATGGATTTTGTGACGCTTCTACGGTGGCCTACGCAGCAGCTGTGTATTTGAGAGTAGTAATGAATGATAGACAAATACACACCGGGTTGATAGCAGCAAAGGCAAGAGTCGCTCCAGTTAAACCAGTTTCTTTGCCAAGATTGGAACTTTGTGGAGCTGTAATTCTTTCTAGGCTACTTAAACAAGTTCAAGAAGCACTTAGAATATCTAACAATCAAATTTTTGCATGGACAGACTCTAAGATAGTTATGGCATGGTTAACAGGTGACCCAGCTCGTTGGAATGTTTTTGTAAGCAATCGAGTAGTTgagataatagataatataggGAATAAAAAATGGCATCACGTAACATCGGAAAATAATCCTGCTGATATAGCAAGCAGAGGAGAAAACTTACCTgatcttattaaaaataaattatggtGGAATGGGCCAAATTGGCTTCAGACTGATGATATTCCCTTTGCAAAGGGTAATCCAGATTCAACGGACTTAGAAAGAAAGAATACTATtatgctaaatttaaaaattgaggacacaattaaaaatactctTAAATTCGAAATATTTGATTCTTTACAGGAAATGCTACGAGTAATAGTGTATGTTTTAAGAtttttgaattacaaaaaGGGACAAATTACAACTGATAAAAGCATTAAGGTAATAGAAATGGAAGATGCattaaaaagaataataaaaatagaacaaaGAAAGGATTTTGCAGAAGAAATAGAAAGGTTGAagaataaaagaaatttaagCAAAAACAGCAAACTCCTTTCTCTGAATCCAATATTAGATGATGCTCACATTCTCAGGGTGGGCGGTAGAATAAGACACGCAAACATACCTTTAGATTCAAAACACCCGATGATTCTTGGTTCCGAAAGCGATTTGGTCACGTTAATCATCGCAGATGCGCACAAGAAAACATTGCATGGGGGTTTGGAACTCACGTTAAACTATTTAAGAGCTCGTTTTTGGATTCTGAGGGTGAAGTCAACagtcaaaaaatatatacataaatgtataatatgcGCTAAACTTAAAGCGAGTAGTAGTTGTCAACTTATGGGAGACTTACCTAAAGCACGAGTCACTCCAGCACGACCCTTCATAAATTCTGGTGTTGACTTTGCAGGTCCCTATGATATATTAATGACTAGAGCACGAGGTGTGAAAACTACAAAGGcatatatttctatttttgtatgtatgtgcACAAAGGCCATACATATAGAATTAGTAGGCGATCTGTCCTCTCAATCGTTTATAGGTGCTTTCAGACGATTTGTAGCACGACGAGGCAGGTGCACAGATATTTGGAGTGATCAGGGAAGAAATTTTGTTGGAGCTAACAAGGAATTAGTAGAAGCATGGTCACAGGCAGGTCTCAATTTTAAGGACAACATAGCAGACATTCTAGCACAAGAGGGTACACAGTGGCATTTTATTCCTGCCTACAGTCCTAATTTTGGAGGTCTTTGGGAGGCGGGAGTGAAATCAATGAAATACCATCTcaaaagaatattaaatacaaatgtaACGTTTGAAGAGATGActacaattttgtgtgaaATTGAAGCTTGTTTAAATTCACGTCCACTATGTTCAAAGGCTAGTAATGATATTGATAATGTAGATGTGCTGACACCTGGGCATTTCCTAATTGGTGAAGCTCCAATTACTATCCCAACTCCAACCTTGTCTAATTTACagacaaattatttatcacgATGGCAGCACACGCAAAAACTAGTACAAACCTTCTGGCATCGCTGGCAGTCGGAATATTTAACTCGACAGCAACAAAGACCAAAGTGGCAAACAAAACAATCTGAAATGGACATAGGAGATGTGGTTGTGATAAAAGAAGATAACTTACCACCCAGTAAATGGGCTCTTGGTCGTATTGTTGAGAAACATCCTGGAGAAGATGGTATTTGTCGAGT GTGTCGATGTGAGCGGCGTCGTGTGAAGCGTGGCGGTGCGGGGCGCGCGGCGAGGGGCGCGGTGTGgggcgcggggcgcggggcGCGGTGTGCGGCACGGGGCGCGGGGCGCGGCGCAGGGGCGCGGGGCGGGGCGGCCGGCGGGCGGCGCTGGGCGGGGCCGCCCCTCTCCGGCGCCGGCGCGCGGCGCGCCGCGACCGCCTCGCCACCAGTCCGCTCCGTGCTGCCGTTGAGCACGCACGCGCATGTCGCTCGTTGTCGAACACGGTGA